One genomic window of Misgurnus anguillicaudatus chromosome 12, ASM2758022v2, whole genome shotgun sequence includes the following:
- the zar1l gene encoding protein ZAR1-like: MDEFLIPPYGCGGYPGYFPFYPSNPKFKQQNWNRKGNNVYVPPDAPDYFDVYKRAQLKAILSQVNPNLTPRLRKANTREFGVQVNPKVDVTVQCSLGPKTLFYRGDKWGSPRSPSPSPFKVTLPSTPVNSVRFNRPVAIYSPVFDRRIFSLSTTTASESKNGGGNESKDENINAESETEDEKCKRDEIIQNEARQEKTVVQRNKRSNFQFLEQKYGFYHCSKCNIRWESAFVWCISGTSKVYFKQHCRKCQAGLNPYRVESIQCQVCCKTRCCCEQKQRHIDMRRPHRQDLCGRCKGKGLSCDTIYSFKYIV; the protein is encoded by the exons ATGGACGAGTTTCTCATTCCGCCCTACGGCTGTGGAGGGTATCCTGGCTATTTCCCATTTTATCCCAGCAATCCCAAATTCAAGCAGCAAAACTGGAACAGAAAGGGAAACAATGTTTACGTGCCGCCAGATGCCCCAGATTATTTTGACGTTTACAAGCGTGCTCAGTTAAAAGCGATATTATCTCAGGTGAACCCTAACCTGACCCCGCGCCTCCGCAAAGCCAACACTAGAGAGTTTGGTGTGCAGGTAAACCCTAAAGTAGATGTCACCGTGCAGTGCTCTCTCGGACCCAAAACTCTATTTTATCGCGGAGATAAATGGGGGTCTCCTCGGTCGCCGTCTCCAAGTCCTTTTAAAGTTACGCTACCCAGCACTCCGGTAAACTCCGTGCGCTTTAACCGACCCGTCGCCATCTACTCTCCTGTCTTCGACCGCAGGATCTTCTCATTGTCCACCACCACTGCCAGTGAAAGTAAGAACGGCGGTGGGAATGAGAGTAAAGATGAGAACATAAATGCGGAAAGCGAGACGGAAGATGAGAAATGCAAACGGGatgaaataattcaaaatgaaGCGCGGCAAGAGAAGACCGTTGTTCAACGAAACAAACGCTCCAATTTTCAG TTTCTAGAGCAAAAATATGGATTTTATCACTGCAGTAAGTGCAATATTCGATGGGAAAGTGCATTCGTGTGGTGCATCTCGGGAACCTCCAAG GTGTACTTCAAGCAACACTGCAGGAAGTGCCAGGCAGGACTAAATCCATATAGGGTGGAATCCATTCAGTGCCAG GTTTGTTGCAAGACGCGCTGCTGCTGTGAGCAAAAGCAGAGGCACATTGACATGCGCCGTCCTCACCGCCAGGATCTGTGTGGCCGCTGTAAGGGGAAAGGCCTTTCCTGTGATACTATCTACAGTTTCAAGTACATAGTCTGA